The genomic region CAATGACATTCGTCCCGCCGGAGAAACCCTCAAAGGCTTTGGGGGCGTCGCCAATCCGGTGAAGTTGCCGCAATTGTACCAACGCTGTGCGGCCATTTTGAATAAAGCCGTAGGACGGAAATTAAATTCGGTCGAGTGCTGTTTGTTAATTGATGAAGCAGCAACAACGATCGTAGCCGGCAATATTCGGCGCTGTATCGCTTATGGGGAAAGGGTTTCAGCGATTTCAGGCATGAAGCCAATCCAAGATATTGCCATCGGCGAACTGGTACTGACTTCTTCTGGACAGTACAAGCCTGTTACGAATAAATTCGTACAAGGCGTACAAAATGTCGTCGAGATTCGGACTCGCGAAACTGCGATTCGCTGTACGGCTAACCATCGCGTTGCCGTTTACAATGGCTTGCAGTCCTATACTTGGAAGTATGCAGGCGAACTGCAACCGGGCGATCGCCTGATTTCTGTCCCTCACCGGAAAGGAATGCCCTGCTCGACCACTGACTATGCTTGGCTGGTCGGCTTCTTTATCGGTGACGGTCATGCAGATATCGCTTCTGCAAAACGTCGTAATGGTGGTGGCGGATGCGTCACTTTTGCCTTTTCTCGCGAGCGATTGAACGGCCCCCTGGGGCAAAAATGCCTTCGCATTCTCAAAAGCCTGGGTTATACCCCTGCAATTAGTTTTCGCGAGAACCAGTCCTACATTAAAGTTCACCGCAAAGACTTAGCGGACGAACTCGTTCAGTACAAACAGCCTTGGGAAACTCCCATTATTCCAGAGTTTGTTTGGCTAGGTACTGAAGACATTCGCGGTGCATTTCTAGCGGGTTTAGCGGATGCTGATGCCGGGCCGTCGCGGAATGTTTTGTTACATTCGACCAAAATCGAGTTTCTGCGGCAAGTGCAACGTTTGTCCTTGTCTTTAGGCATTGCAACAACGTTACACGAACGCAGTCCGAAAACGCTTAAAAACCGCGATACAGTTTACGAAGGCTGTCATTGGCTGAAAATTCGCGGCATTCAATCTCAAGTCAATGCAGTCGCTCTCGTAAATCCGCATATGGGACGCGAGGGATTCCGTATTTGCGGACAGAAGAAAAACGGTTTGAGTTTGCCCCATCAATTCATTGAAGAAGCCATGACTGCGGGTTGGCGAGCCAAAACCGTTAACAACACTAAGAGCATTATCAACCCGAGCAAAAAGGGCGGATCGATGCGCGATGCCAATTGGGATACCCTGCTTGCTGAAGGGGTAGTTCATCCTCATTGGCTGCCTTTAGAGGTGCAATTAGTTGTACCCGCCGGACAAGCTGAAACCTTCGATATTGAAGTGGAAAGCGATCGCGAATTTATTGCCAGTGGCTTGCTCGTTCACAACTCTGCCGGAATGCGTCAGTTCGACAGCAACGACGAACTGGCGGGCGTAGCCAAAGAAAACCTCTGGCAACAAACCCCCGAGGGCAACTGGCGGATCGACCCCGAACGCGACGCCTTGCGCATGGCCAATCATACCCGGGTGTTTCATCGCAAACCCTCTCGGCAAGAATGTATCGACGCCGTCCGCAAGCAGTATTATTCCGGGGAAGGGGCGATTCAATGGGCGCCGGAGGCGATCGCCCGTGCCAATTGCGACTTACTCGCCGACGATACCCTCAAACGCGACTTCATCGCCGCCTACAGTGAAGGCAACGGCGCGGACTGGTTCCAGAATGCCTTTCCTAACCTGGACGAATCCGAACGCCAACATCGTCTCGCCCGCTTCGGACTCAACCCGTGTGGTAAGTAATTTTGCCTCACGTTAAACACCGGGGAAAATCGGTGAACCCTGAGAAGGGAATACCGAGGTAAGCATAAGGGTTAAAACCCTTTGCCACCGTAGAGCGCAGGAGGTGACCCTCTCCCGTTTCTCCTTTCTCCTTTGGAGATGCTGTAAAAGGTAACGGTCTTTAGAGAATATAACCCTCCCACGAGTCTCCGGCAGCGTCGAACTGCTGAAAATGTGCGCCGAGCTTACTCGAAATCAAGAGTAAGAACTAAAGGATAAAAAGCCTTTAGGGTAACAAAACTGGAAATTATCGGTTGTGACTTTCACTGCAACTTAAGTGAGATCCATCTCAATCAAATCGATCCCCAAGACCACAAAACCCAAGACGACGCCTTCCGAGCTGGGGCGCTCTCCGTCGCGGTACTGCTCAACCACGAGTTTGTAGAACCGCGTTATCGTTACAGTCGCCAACTCGATCCGATTGTCGGCGTCTCGTTTACCGGACTGTTCGATTTCTTCGTCCACGCTTTCGGTGCCGAATGGTTGCATTGGTGGAAAGAAGGGCGCCCGGATACGCCTGTCGGACGGGAGTTTAAACGCCAAGAACGCGAGTATTTATCGCGCTGGAATCGGGTCGTACATGAAACGGTCTGGGATTACTGCGATCGCCACGGCCTCAAGCGCCCCAATCGTTGCACCACCGTGCAACCCAGTGGCACCAAATCCCTGCTCACTGGCGCTTCTCCCGGCTGGCATCCTCCCAAAGCCCAACGGTTCGTGCGTCGCATCACCTTCCGCAAATACGACCCCGTGGCGATGGCTTGCATCGATTACGGCTACAACGTGGTACCGTCTCAATCCGATAAAGACGAAAATGACAACTTGTTAGACGATCCCTTCGACGATCGCTGTACGGAGTGGCTGGTCGAGCTTCCCGTCGAGGTGTCCTGGGCGAATTTACCGGGTACTGATGGCATTGACGTGTCTAAATTCTCGGCACTGGCACAGTTCGACTTTTACATGCAAGTGCAGCGTTACTGGACGACCCACAACACCTCGGCAACGATCGAGTTGACCAACGAAGAAGTCGAACCCCTAGGGAGAAGGATTTACGAAGCGATTCGCGACGATGAAGGTTATATTTCGGCGGCGCTGCTAGCTCGTTTTGAGGACTTGCAAACCTTCCCGCGCTTGCCGTTCGAACCGATTTCTAAAGAGGTTTACGAGCAACTTAACCGAGAGGTTGTCAAGCGTCGCAAGGTCGAGGATTTTCATCAAGCCATGAGCTTGTACGATTCCGGTTATTCTGAAGAATCGGGCCCGGCGGGTTGCGACTCGGATAAATGTTTGTTTTCCGATCCGAAGGATGTAAAAGAGTCGGAAAATTATTAAGCTACATGGGCGCTCTATCAAGCGCCCTTTTTTTGGGTTGATGAGAGACCTTAAAATCTAAAATAAAAAATCACCCGACCCATCGGATCGGGTTCGAGTCAAGAAAAGAGGGGTTGAAGTTATAACAACCCTTCAAATTCTAAATCTTCAATGATTTGTAAACCACGCGGATCGCCGACGCGCAATAAGGAAGATTTCGCGTCTTCGCGGACGCCCATATCTTCGTCATTTTCTAATGCTTCGATCAGCGAATCGATCGCCCCGGCGTAAACGACATTGGACGGGAGTTCGCGGCAGAGTTGTCCGAGAGCCCAAGCACAATTACTCCGCACTGCGGGCACCGGATCTTTGAGTAATGCCTCGATTAAGGAGGGTACGGCAGCGACGACGATATCGTAACCGACGGTCGCGAGTTGTCCGAGGGAACTGGCGGCCCACAGGCGGACGGCGGCGATGTCGGTTTTGAGGGCGTCGATCAGGGGGGCTAAGGAACGGCGATCGTGACAGTTCCCCAAGGCCCAGACTAACCCTTTGCGGACGTATCCGTTCCACTCTCGCCCGAGTTGTGCGATCGCGGGTTCGACGACCTCGGGACTGGCGTTGCGTCCCAAGGCATAAGCCGCACTGACCCGCACTAAAGGGCAAGCATCTTGCAGCAGACGAATGAGCGCGGGGATGGCTCTGGCGTCTTGGAGTTCGCAAAATGCCCGCGCGGCGATCGTGCGCTGTTGGGGATTGGACGATTCCAATAGGGGAAGCATTTCCTCTGGATCGGGTTTGGGGGCTTCGGTTTCCTCCCACCGATCTAGGGGACTTTCAAATTCATCCTCTGTATTGAGTGCGCTTAGGTCATCATCATGCATAACAGTCACTTTACCCTACTGGGGGGGGATCTGGGCAAGTTCTCTCGATGGGACGATGGGGGGTGGAGGAGGGCGGCGACCGGGCTAGCAATCGCCCTGGGAAGATCGATCTGTGGGGTGGGGGGTGGATGCTTCGGGGCGATCGAGGGGTTTGAGCATCCATAAGGATTGGGATCGATATCCCAATTTGCGGTAGAGGTTCAAGGCGGGGGGATTGTCGATAAAAACTTGCAACCCAATTTGACGATCGCCGCGCTGGCGAGCCCAGTGTTCCGCATGGCGGATTAAGGCGGAACCGATACCGCGTTGGCGGTGCGTCTCGACGACGTAAACCAAGAAAATATGGGCGTAACGATCGCCCGTCACCTGATCGAGGGCATTCCCCAACCACAACCCCGCCACGATCGCGTTATCGGGACGATCGCCCTCCCTGGAGCGATCTCGGGGGCTTTCGACCCACCACACCGGAGTTTGCGGCGACCAATATTGTTCCACCGTTTGGCGCAGGTGGGACAGGTCGCGATCGCCGAACAGTTCCCGATAACTACTTTTCAGGAATTGGAGCAGTTGCGGGCGATCGTGGCGTCCTCCCTCTCTTAACCAATAGCCTTGAGGTAATTGTTGGCTCACGCCTCTGGCTTAATTGACACTCCACTCCATCCCAGAAGGCTCTTCCGGTAGCCCTTTGACCAAAGCGGACAGCGAAGGGGGCAAGTCCGCCAGGGAATCCGAGCGCGAAACGGACGATTGTGCCTCGTCGGGCACTACCTCTTCTTCAATCGGTGCGGGCGCCATCATGTCTGCAGGTAAAAAGATGCGGGCGCTCACCGCCAACAGCGCCACCAAAAACACCAACACGATTAACAAAGGGGCAATGTATTCGCGGAAAATCGCCATAGGTCTAGAGATTGGATCGGGCTTACGGTAACAAAGCTATTGTCATCCGAGAAAGGAGCGGCGATCGCCAGTCAACGGCAAAACCATTAACCCGCTTCGCCCTCAAAACTTCTCAACATCCTCAAGATTTGTAAAGCTCTCTTTACTCTATCTCAGAATCGCCCCGGCGCGATCCCCTTGTCTGCAAATGAGATCGACCCGTCGCCTTCAAACCGCCCCTAAAACACTGGCTAATAATGCTTTCTGAGCGTGCATCCGGTTTTCCGCCTGATCCCATACCCGCGACTGCGATCCCTCAATCGCCCCGTCCGTAATCTCCTCGCCGCGATGAGCGGGCAAACAGTGCAGCACGATCGCCTCGTCCTCCGCGTGACTCAACAGCGCTTCACTCACCTGATAGGGCATAAAAATCGGGATCCGACGGTCCGCCTGATCTTCCTGACCCATACTCGCCCATACGTCCGTGTACAGCACCTGGGAACCCTCGACCGCCGCCACCGCATCCCGAGTCACCACCACCTCGCTCTTTCCTTGCGCCAAGGCTTCTGCTTGCGCCACAATGGTGCGATCGGGTAAATAATTTTCCGGCGTCGCCACCCGAACGTTCACCCCAGTCATCGCGCACGCCAACAGGAGCGAATGGGCGACATTATTGCCATCGCCGAGATAGGTCAACGTCACCCCTTCGAGTTGGCCGAAGGTTTCGCGAATCGTCAGTAAATCCGCCAATGCCTGACACGGGTGTTCGAGATCGGTCAAGGCGTTAATCACCGGAATCTTGGCATAATCCGCATATCCGCGCAAGGTCTCTTGAGCAAACGTTCGGATCGCGAGTACGTCGAGATAACGGTCCAACACCCGCGCCGTATCCGGTAGCGGTTCCCCCCGGCTCACCTGAGTCACGTTCGGGTTGAGATCGATGACCTGACCGCCGAGTTGGTAAATCGCGACCGAAAAACTCACCCGCGTCCGCGTCGAAGCTTTATCGAACAGCAACCCCAGCACCTTTTCGCAACGAGGAGCGATCGTTCCATCTTTCATCTGCGCCGCCAGATCGAGCAAGCTGTGGAGTTCGGCTCGCGACAGATCGGCTACGCTCAAAAAATCTCGTCCTTGTAAAGGGTTCATGTGGCTCCTCACAACTGCCCCATAATGTACGCGCGATTACATCAAAACAGTAGCAGATTCTGAAGGCTGGAGAAACGCCGTCCTCAACCCTGTTGAGAATCTTTGACAATTGCACGCGATCGCGAAGCGCCACACAACCCCGAGACCGCCGTCTGCATCCAGTCTCGCCGAAGGGGAATAGACCGCGCAGGCGATCGCCATCCAAAATCTAAGAGATTGTCGATCGAGAAAATATCAAAAAATCCTGTAGGGGTTTGCTCTCCAAACCTCTATAGGACACTCCTTTCAAACAGATCCGTTAATGTTTGTTTGATGAACAGTCTCTAAACTCTAAAATCCCTAAACCCAGCCGCGCACTTCCGAATCTGTCAGGGTTTTTTCCATTTTTACGTATTCACTTTGCGCCGCTTTGAGAATGTGTTTCATGGCGATCGCCTCCCCGGCATCCGCCGCTAAAAAGGCCGCATTTAAAGCAATATTGCGGATATTTCCCCCAGCAACACTCAGTTTTCCCAATTTTTTAAAATCTAATTCGTTCGTCGGTGTTTGAGGCGGAAAAATACGCTGCCAAATCTCACTGCGCGCCTGGGCGTCGGGGAAAGGAAAGGGAATTGCAAAGCGAATCCGCCGCAAGAAAGCTTGGTCGATCGCATTTTTTAAGTTCGTCGTTAAAATCGCCAAGCCGCGATACGCTTCCATCCGTTGTAATAAGTAACTGACTTCGACATTGGCATGGCGATCGTGGCTATCTTTAACATCCGTTCGTTTGCCAAATAAGGCATCGGCTTCGTCGAATAACAAGACCGCGCCTCCAGTTTCGGCAGCATCGAAAATTCGCCGTAAATTTTTCTCGGTTTCGCCGATATATTTGCTAACCACCGCACTTAAATCGATCCGATAGAGATCTAAGTTAAATTCTCGGGCTAAAACTTCAGCCGCCATTGTTTTTCCGGTTCCACTTTGACCGGAAAATAGGGCGCTAATTCCCAACCCGCGCGAACTTTTGGCAGCAAATCCCCAGGTTTCGTAAACCGTCGCCCGTTGTTTGACGTGGGCGGCAATATCGGCCAAAACTGCTTTTTCTTTTTCCGGTAAAATCAAATCGTCCCAAGTGGCGTTACAGTCGATGCGTTGGGCGAGGTCGTCGAGGTGGGGACGGGCTTGCAAGCGGCAGAAGTCCCACAGTTGTTCGACTATGCGATCGTGAGGATGGTGAGTTTCGAGTTGTAATGAGGCGGTGTGAATGATGGCGGGGTTGAGGTTAAATTGACTGACGAGGCGATCGAGGCGACCGTTGAGTTCGACGCCGACTTGAGTGAGTTGTTGTTGCCAAACGGCGAGTTGTTCTTGGTGGGAGAGCTTGGGAACGTCGAAGCTGACGAGGGAAGCAGGGGCGCCGTGCAGGCGATCGCCCGTCAGCAGAATTAAGGGAGTTTGGGTGTCTTCAATCAGTTGAAGCAGGTTCTGGGTTTGGGGGAGATCCCCGACAATGAGGCGATCGCCATCGACTAATAAGAGGCTTTGATTCAAAACCACTTCCCGTTCCCAACGGCGCATCACCTGGCTTAATTCCTGGAGGTTGTCCGGTAAACGGGCTACCGCGATCGCCTTGAGGGGGCATTGCATGGCACGCGCGGCAGCACGGGCGATCGCCCATTTTTCCACGGGCGAAGTCCCGCACAGTTGCACCACGGGAACCACACCGGAACCCGTCGGCGCACTCAAGACGGCGGTCACTCGTTCCGCAATTTGGCGGTGGGACGGTTGTAGGGAGCTGATTTCGCTCTCGATGGGGTCGAACCCTCGCACGATTCCCGCGAGGCGATCGTCTTGATAGGGTTCTCCCATCAAGTAGTGCAGAATACTCTCGTCTATTTGTAAGGGACACAAGGTGACGACTTGAGCGCTTCCCAGTTGCAACAGTTGCCACCGTCGCAAGGGACCTTGGGGAGTAAAGGCGCTCCAATGCGCCTCTGGAAAGACTTCCCAGGCTAAGGTAAAGGTGGGGTAGGGCATTTGGGGCGAGCCGTGGGCGTTCGCGCACAACCCGCGAAAACTCGGAAATAATCCCATCGCCATGCAGGCGATCGCAATTTGGCGCTCGAAGGCGGACAGTCCAAACTTTTGACAGAGGGTTTCTAACCGTGGCGGCGGGTTCATTTCCCGTCCTAAGTTCTCGTATAAACTGTTATCGAGAGGAGGAAGATCGACACTTAAATTCTGTTTGCGGGCGACATATTGTTCTAAGAGGCGATGAATATGCGCCGCTACAGCGATTGTATATTGGGAGTTGGCGCGTTCCCAAGTGGCGATCGATGCACGATTCATGGCTAAAATTTTATGAATTTTACTAAAATGGTGCGGGGAAAAGCTATTTGAAAAAGAAATCGATGATTAAATTATAAAACAATCCCTAAAAGGGATTTGAGTGAATTTCAACCCGAAACCGGACTTTTCGGTGCAACCGCAGGCGATCGAACAAGCCCGTTTCAATCCCTAAAAGGGATTTGAGTGAATTTCAACAGATGATTACTGTGAATGAAAGTGATTCAAAATATCTAGAGTTTCAATCCCTAAAAGGGATTTGAGTGAATTTCAAGCTTAAAAATCACCTATTCCCATCCTTTTCTGGGGTTCCCGTTTCAATCCCTAAAAGGGATTTGAGTGAATTTCAACGGGTTGTGGTGCGCCAACTGCCAGTCCTGTTGCTGTTTCAATCCCTAAAAGGGATTTGAGTGAATTTCAACGTCTCCTGTCTCGGCATAGTTGCCGAAGCTCGGCGTTTCAATCCCTAAAAGGGATTTGAGTGAATTTCAACAAAAAATCGCACGCTCCCCCTGGAATAGCCATTAGTTTCAATCCCTAAAAGGGATTTGAGTGAATTTCAACAATTCCGTTGGCGCCCGATCCGCTAATGAGCCAGGTTTCAATCCCTAAAAGGGATTTGAGTGAATTTCAACTTGCTTGGCGGTATTGATGGTCGCCGTCTTCTTTTTGTTTCAATCCCTGGGGGACAGCCAATGCGCTCGACGGTACCTTGATTCTTCCCTCGCAAAAAATAAAACAGGATATTGTCCGTCTCCGGTCGAATCAACTTCTGCAACCGTTGCCGCAAACGGGCGTACTGCGTATCCGTTAAATCGCACTCGAACACACTGTACTGCATCCACTCCCCTTGACATCCTCTCCACGCAAATCAAAGATTATGCGTGGAGATTCCTTGGGTCGCCCCAAAGATTTCCTGCTTCACAGCCAGCCAACTAGAATCAGTGACCCGATCCCCCGTCGCCTCGACTCCACAGGCATTTTTGATTCCCCGTTGCCCACGGGTACAGATAACTTGTCCACTGGCTACGTCACGGGGTTTGATTGACCCGCAGTTATGGCAGTAATGAATCCGGGTTGAGAGGTCTTTGCGTACCTCAGCCCCACAATCCGGGCATTCCTGAGACGTACCACGAGCATCCACCTTGCCGTAATATACATCCCGCTTCCAGCACACCCACGGCAAGATTTGATTGACAAACTGCCCCAACCCAGCGTCCAGGGTGTGCTTACCCAGCATCCCTTTTGCCATGATGCGGAAGTCCAAATCTTCCACAAATATCATCCCTGCACTATCGCAGAGGCGGTGAGCCAACTTGAAGTGCCAGTCCTTTCGCGTATCGGCAATGCGTTGATGAACTCTCGCAATCTTCCTCTGGAGCTTCAGCCAGTTAGCAGACCCCTTCTGCTTGTTCTTCAATCTGCGTTGCAGCAATTTCAGCTTGCGGTGTAGATTATCGAAAAAGCGGGGTCGCTTGACCTGTTCCCCATCGGAAGTCGAAAGAAAATACTCCAGACCAACATCAATCCCAACCGGATGCCCGTGAGGGGCAACATCGGGAATATCAACATCAGCCTGAAGGCTCAACATGACAAAATAGCCCGATGCCTTACGAACAATTCGAGCTTGTTTTGCCTGAAATAAATTAGGAATTTTCCGTGACCACCGAACCCGAACCCATCCCAGTTGCGACAGCTTAATCCCCCCTTCGCCCCCCTTCCCAAGGGGGGTTGGGGGGATACAG from Oxynema aestuarii AP17 harbors:
- a CDS encoding HEAT repeat domain-containing protein, which produces MHDDDLSALNTEDEFESPLDRWEETEAPKPDPEEMLPLLESSNPQQRTIAARAFCELQDARAIPALIRLLQDACPLVRVSAAYALGRNASPEVVEPAIAQLGREWNGYVRKGLVWALGNCHDRRSLAPLIDALKTDIAAVRLWAASSLGQLATVGYDIVVAAVPSLIEALLKDPVPAVRSNCAWALGQLCRELPSNVVYAGAIDSLIEALENDEDMGVREDAKSSLLRVGDPRGLQIIEDLEFEGLL
- the nrdJ gene encoding ribonucleoside-triphosphate reductase, adenosylcobalamin-dependent translates to MDPQDHKTQDDAFRAGALSVAVLLNHEFVEPRYRYSRQLDPIVGVSFTGLFDFFVHAFGAEWLHWWKEGRPDTPVGREFKRQEREYLSRWNRVVHETVWDYCDRHGLKRPNRCTTVQPSGTKSLLTGASPGWHPPKAQRFVRRITFRKYDPVAMACIDYGYNVVPSQSDKDENDNLLDDPFDDRCTEWLVELPVEVSWANLPGTDGIDVSKFSALAQFDFYMQVQRYWTTHNTSATIELTNEEVEPLGRRIYEAIRDDEGYISAALLARFEDLQTFPRLPFEPISKEVYEQLNREVVKRRKVEDFHQAMSLYDSGYSEESGPAGCDSDKCLFSDPKDVKESENY
- the argF gene encoding ornithine carbamoyltransferase — protein: MNPLQGRDFLSVADLSRAELHSLLDLAAQMKDGTIAPRCEKVLGLLFDKASTRTRVSFSVAIYQLGGQVIDLNPNVTQVSRGEPLPDTARVLDRYLDVLAIRTFAQETLRGYADYAKIPVINALTDLEHPCQALADLLTIRETFGQLEGVTLTYLGDGNNVAHSLLLACAMTGVNVRVATPENYLPDRTIVAQAEALAQGKSEVVVTRDAVAAVEGSQVLYTDVWASMGQEDQADRRIPIFMPYQVSEALLSHAEDEAIVLHCLPAHRGEEITDGAIEGSQSRVWDQAENRMHAQKALLASVLGAV
- a CDS encoding GNAT family N-acetyltransferase yields the protein MSQQLPQGYWLREGGRHDRPQLLQFLKSSYRELFGDRDLSHLRQTVEQYWSPQTPVWWVESPRDRSREGDRPDNAIVAGLWLGNALDQVTGDRYAHIFLVYVVETHRQRGIGSALIRHAEHWARQRGDRQIGLQVFIDNPPALNLYRKLGYRSQSLWMLKPLDRPEASTPHPTDRSSQGDC
- a CDS encoding ATP-binding protein, which produces MNRASIATWERANSQYTIAVAAHIHRLLEQYVARKQNLSVDLPPLDNSLYENLGREMNPPPRLETLCQKFGLSAFERQIAIACMAMGLFPSFRGLCANAHGSPQMPYPTFTLAWEVFPEAHWSAFTPQGPLRRWQLLQLGSAQVVTLCPLQIDESILHYLMGEPYQDDRLAGIVRGFDPIESEISSLQPSHRQIAERVTAVLSAPTGSGVVPVVQLCGTSPVEKWAIARAAARAMQCPLKAIAVARLPDNLQELSQVMRRWEREVVLNQSLLLVDGDRLIVGDLPQTQNLLQLIEDTQTPLILLTGDRLHGAPASLVSFDVPKLSHQEQLAVWQQQLTQVGVELNGRLDRLVSQFNLNPAIIHTASLQLETHHPHDRIVEQLWDFCRLQARPHLDDLAQRIDCNATWDDLILPEKEKAVLADIAAHVKQRATVYETWGFAAKSSRGLGISALFSGQSGTGKTMAAEVLAREFNLDLYRIDLSAVVSKYIGETEKNLRRIFDAAETGGAVLLFDEADALFGKRTDVKDSHDRHANVEVSYLLQRMEAYRGLAILTTNLKNAIDQAFLRRIRFAIPFPFPDAQARSEIWQRIFPPQTPTNELDFKKLGKLSVAGGNIRNIALNAAFLAADAGEAIAMKHILKAAQSEYVKMEKTLTDSEVRGWV
- a CDS encoding LAGLIDADG family homing endonuclease; this translates as MVRELERTRHNSDFPENAPTANPVFFRTYSRRRQDGTRETWQQVCDRTIAGLGKLGKLSEGELSLLHRMQGQLKSLSSGRWLWVGGTEWIEQPQNFSGAYNCSSTNISDWRAFGLLMDLAMMGCGTGAVLEPRYIEQLPPIRNRLDVRIVGTVGTTPKENRREETEVIVDGSRVTIAVGDSRQGWVKSYQSLLELSSDDRFDGEIDICVDLNDIRPAGETLKGFGGVANPVKLPQLYQRCAAILNKAVGRKLNSVECCLLIDEAATTIVAGNIRRCIAYGERVSAISGMKPIQDIAIGELVLTSSGQYKPVTNKFVQGVQNVVEIRTRETAIRCTANHRVAVYNGLQSYTWKYAGELQPGDRLISVPHRKGMPCSTTDYAWLVGFFIGDGHADIASAKRRNGGGGCVTFAFSRERLNGPLGQKCLRILKSLGYTPAISFRENQSYIKVHRKDLADELVQYKQPWETPIIPEFVWLGTEDIRGAFLAGLADADAGPSRNVLLHSTKIEFLRQVQRLSLSLGIATTLHERSPKTLKNRDTVYEGCHWLKIRGIQSQVNAVALVNPHMGREGFRICGQKKNGLSLPHQFIEEAMTAGWRAKTVNNTKSIINPSKKGGSMRDANWDTLLAEGVVHPHWLPLEVQLVVPAGQAETFDIEVESDREFIASGLLVHNSAGMRQFDSNDELAGVAKENLWQQTPEGNWRIDPERDALRMANHTRVFHRKPSRQECIDAVRKQYYSGEGAIQWAPEAIARANCDLLADDTLKRDFIAAYSEGNGADWFQNAFPNLDESERQHRLARFGLNPCGK